The following proteins come from a genomic window of Falco cherrug isolate bFalChe1 chromosome Z, bFalChe1.pri, whole genome shotgun sequence:
- the NREP gene encoding neuronal regeneration-related protein: MVYQPRLTIWVSQKIFPTSQEDGGFPKGSLPISKEVNRKKKSEAEGACLVPVNGDGLHFTKIDYLYSF, translated from the exons GTTTATCAACCAAGGTTAACCATTTGGGTAAGCCAGAAGATTTTTCCAACCAGCCAAGAAGATGGGGGATTTCCAAAG ggaagTCTCCCCATCTCGAAGGAAGTAAATCGCAAGAAGAAAAGTGAGGCAGAAGGGGCATGCCTGGTTCCAGTAAATGGCGATGGACTCCATTTCACCAAAATCGATTACCTCTACTCTTTTTAG